The following coding sequences lie in one Phalacrocorax aristotelis chromosome 4, bGulAri2.1, whole genome shotgun sequence genomic window:
- the ERI1 gene encoding 3'-5' exoribonuclease 1 isoform X1 → MEEQKENRPQAALNEAPAPPAPAAGPPGRQHCRISDQETNGRNSTASSNDFSDPIYKEIAITNGYINRMTRDELRSKLAEFKLETRGVKDVLKKRLKNYYKKQKLMQKEPINGDSYYDYICVVDFEATCEEGNPPEFMHEIIEFPIVLLNTHTLEIEDTFQQYVKPEVNPKLSNFCISLTGITQDIVDKADTFPRVLQNVIEWMRQRELGTKYRYSMLTDGSWDMSKFLNIQCRISRIKYPSFAKKWINIRKSYGNFYKVPRNQTKLTIMLEKLGMNYDGRPHSGLDDSKNIARIAIRMLQDGCELRVNERMHAGQLMTVSSSAPLEGAPAPQMPRHRN, encoded by the exons atGGAGGAACAGAAGGAGAACCGCCCGCAGGCCGCCCTCAACGAGGCgccggcgccgcccgcccccgccgccggcccgccg GGTAGGCAGCATTGTAGGATCAGTGATCAAGAAACGAATGGGAGAAACTCCACTGCCAGTTCAAATGACTTCAGTGATCCCATTTACAAAGAAATTGCTATAACCAATGGTTATATCAACAGAATGACCAGAGATGAGCTCAGAAGTAAACTTGCAGAGTTCAAGCTTGAAACCAG AGGAGTGAAAGATGTGCTgaaaaagagactgaaaaactATTATAAGAAACAGAAGCTGATGCAGAAAGAACCCATTAATGGAGACAGCTACTATGACTACATCTGTGTTGTTGACTTTGAAGCAACATGTGAAGAAGGAAACCCACCTGAATTCATGCATGAAATAATTGAGTTTCCTATTGTCTTACTAAACACGCATACCCTGGAAATA GAAGATACTTTTCAGCAATACGTGAAGCCAGAAGTTAATCCCAAACTTTCAAACTTCTGCATTAGTCTGACAGGAATCACCCAG GACATTGTTGATAAAGCTGATACATTTCCTCGAGTTCTGCAGAATGTCATAGAGTGGATGAGACAGCGAGAACTGGGAACAAAGTATAGATATTCCATGTTGACAGATGG ATCTTGGGATATGAGTAAATTTTTGAACATCCAGTGCCGTATTAGCCGTATCAAATACCCTTCTTTTGCCAAAAAGTGGATCAATATTCGCAAATCATATGGGAACTTCTATAAG GTTCCAAGGAACCAGACCAAACTGACAATCATGCTTGAAAAGCTGGGCATGAATTATGATGGGAGACCTCACAGTGGACTTGATGACTCTAAAAACATTGCAAGGATAGCTATAAGGATGCTGCAGGATGGCTGTGAACTGCGGGTGAATGAGAGAATGCATGCTGGACAGCTTATGACAGTTTCCTCCTCAGCCCCCTTAGAGGGAGCCCCTGCTCCACAGATGCCCCGTCACAGAAACTAG
- the ERI1 gene encoding 3'-5' exoribonuclease 1 isoform X2, with protein MTRDELRSKLAEFKLETRGVKDVLKKRLKNYYKKQKLMQKEPINGDSYYDYICVVDFEATCEEGNPPEFMHEIIEFPIVLLNTHTLEIEDTFQQYVKPEVNPKLSNFCISLTGITQDIVDKADTFPRVLQNVIEWMRQRELGTKYRYSMLTDGSWDMSKFLNIQCRISRIKYPSFAKKWINIRKSYGNFYKVPRNQTKLTIMLEKLGMNYDGRPHSGLDDSKNIARIAIRMLQDGCELRVNERMHAGQLMTVSSSAPLEGAPAPQMPRHRN; from the exons ATGACCAGAGATGAGCTCAGAAGTAAACTTGCAGAGTTCAAGCTTGAAACCAG AGGAGTGAAAGATGTGCTgaaaaagagactgaaaaactATTATAAGAAACAGAAGCTGATGCAGAAAGAACCCATTAATGGAGACAGCTACTATGACTACATCTGTGTTGTTGACTTTGAAGCAACATGTGAAGAAGGAAACCCACCTGAATTCATGCATGAAATAATTGAGTTTCCTATTGTCTTACTAAACACGCATACCCTGGAAATA GAAGATACTTTTCAGCAATACGTGAAGCCAGAAGTTAATCCCAAACTTTCAAACTTCTGCATTAGTCTGACAGGAATCACCCAG GACATTGTTGATAAAGCTGATACATTTCCTCGAGTTCTGCAGAATGTCATAGAGTGGATGAGACAGCGAGAACTGGGAACAAAGTATAGATATTCCATGTTGACAGATGG ATCTTGGGATATGAGTAAATTTTTGAACATCCAGTGCCGTATTAGCCGTATCAAATACCCTTCTTTTGCCAAAAAGTGGATCAATATTCGCAAATCATATGGGAACTTCTATAAG GTTCCAAGGAACCAGACCAAACTGACAATCATGCTTGAAAAGCTGGGCATGAATTATGATGGGAGACCTCACAGTGGACTTGATGACTCTAAAAACATTGCAAGGATAGCTATAAGGATGCTGCAGGATGGCTGTGAACTGCGGGTGAATGAGAGAATGCATGCTGGACAGCTTATGACAGTTTCCTCCTCAGCCCCCTTAGAGGGAGCCCCTGCTCCACAGATGCCCCGTCACAGAAACTAG